The Ananas comosus cultivar F153 linkage group 6, ASM154086v1, whole genome shotgun sequence genome segment tttcttttcagagccttcggcaccggcggaggcacgggatcgcggcaaggggatcgcatagctagctagcgaggagcggttctttgcctaggtggtttactctttttttttgtagctgagagagagagagattttgtatccatgtatagagaccacctatgtatctactttaGCACtcgtatttgggatttccttgtattactttatgcttttattaatGGATTCCAGCTTTATGctcctttctctattgtagaacttagtattatatcatgctctcatactcctagttgtcttttattgtcgctttatttattattgcttttagacgccttatatgttttagacgtatggcgggtctgggcacgcgccgggcgggcttccgctgggtcccgggacgtgacagCGGGGAATTGCAccctcggcgcgacgtccactaCAGGTGCTTGCGGTGTGGGgacctgagtctccctagaagctgctgtctgctgtagcaagagatcctccaagtgcttcatccgcgccttcTGCTGCTGTGCCACCtcggcctgtcgctgcgccgccgccgcctgctgcgctACAAGATaagtgaggaccgcaagctgggaCCACAAGTCGCGGACCTCGCTAGATCCGAAAGTCGCGGAGGTTTTGACCTCCTCGAGGTGTGTCGCATCGTCCGCTCCGGTAGATTAGGAACAtgtaaccggcatcgtcactacaaaatataaaagcgcaagttagtaacccgcaCTATCGGATCCCCGCTCAAAATAACCAAACCCCAAATCTTGCGAAAGTagggaagtgtccttcactactaactcccaatgttacgttgtcggccgccaacgtaaccctccgcgaagttagaagccatacactgcgattaaactctaactttttagagttatcataagaCCCAATcgtaatactttcgctcacaagtcgaatggacctcgtctctcacgtgcctatatcctatagtccaaccgacctaaggtttgctaggtcctctaagactcaaccctaggctctgataccaaattaatctgtcacgccccgggaacCGGCCTAGGCCCGCCTGGCGcttgtccagacccgccatatacctacgcatataaggcgtctacaacaaaagagatgcgaaagcaagaagaaacaagtatctagagatatcagagctgcTAACAACTAAAACTAGCAACAAGTAGAGAAGAAGTAAAGTAGTCCACTAAGCATAAGCATAAAAAGGTACAATAAGAATCACAAGAAAATCCACAGTGGGCtggtctctatacacaggtaactctccaaaacctttccaaaataaaacatcgagaggtagaccacctatcaacgcgtcaTCGATAGCAAGCAAGCTccaggcgataccctttccgcggtgcCTAGCCTtgcccggagtggaaggctctgaaataaaacataaaacaaatgggcgtgagaactataatttatagttcccagtgggcaattactgatctcAGCTCAATgtaccactaggccccaaaagaaaaggataagtaCGATAAGCAACAATAGTAGTAATAGACAATAATAAACTGCAGAATTGAAAGCATGAGTAAAATACTATGCCATAAGTAAACGTGATGTATGTCAATGCTATCATGTTTGAATAAGCCAATGTCGGGTGAATACGCTCATCAACTGCCAAGTATACTAAGATGCGATGAGTAATTCTATCAAGTATACAACATGTCCCAATATCTCAAAGCCACACTATGAGTATGTccaataatccaactactatgatcTATTTAGCAGTGATTCCATTTTAAGAGGTCATGTCCGAGTTCAATCTTGTTTTGGGACCTACacgagtgtagtccggcttgcgccgcctaagtgtcggtggtagctccagcatttcgACTCtggaaatgagtctatccctcccgaccccgtagacttctcgataccgcacgagggatcataagtcgcataggccaactccggagtgccggcttgtggggagcgaccctcacaagcatgtgcgaatgagcacaaatggcaacaagcataatcatcgtctcaagtacccaatcatcatgtctctaacatgataAAAGTTACTAGTAACCCGAaagtctagttctatgtctcaataTGAGGTTTAATCGTTCAATaatttctatgtcaatgaccaTAGCTTTACTacgtcaaatccaagtccaatgCCCCTTTTATGATATTAGCTTACTAAATCATGTATCATGTACATCTATGTTCTTTGATGGCATTACATTATGCTATGTCCAAATTTTGTCCCAACACTagtgccgctttatgacactaggtttcactTGTCCCAACTACATTACAagcccaatgcccctttatAACATTGGCTCAATAGCAAGCTAATAGTGTACGTTTCAAACCTCTTCATGGCATTATGTATGGTCCTATGTCCCACATGAGAGTTATGTCTAAAGGCACATTATCCTTCTCATTCTCACTACATAAAACATACCCTTGAGTCATATCTAGAATGCTAAGcacatgcataagtctcacatgccactctctactacatagaggtccaaaaatgtattatatataatatagacattttaagcattctaatattcacaataaatacatttatcatggaaatgcatgaatttctactttacgaagcatGTAACGTCGGGTATGAGAATTTCTtatatgctaggctaggtcaaacccaccgaacttcgcgcaacccttcgtttgctccaacgaagatgtccactaaTCTCCTAGCATCCTAAGAGCATCAAAAAATGagctacaagaagtaaacgaacaactactagctcaaacattaacctaccaAGCAAAAGAGCctaaatctcacctatagtatAGAAATCCCTTcccaaagctcaaatggaagctagatcccttccaaagcaacttaaaccaaggttctaatccaattaaatTAGCttaaaaagccctaaatcaaaaggcctcaaataaaccctagattttccactctagggtttcatctcccaaaatccaccaaaactaaGTTTAGAGGGGAGGAACAAGCAACAAACCTCTTAGAagttccaatccaagctccaagagtgAAAAGCTCCTCtttagcaagctccaagtccaagccttcaagcaccaaaaggaagaagagagggagaggaagatgctccaagtcctctagctagatcctcctcctcttcttctccttcttcttcttctcttccttcttctccttctcctccttctctaaCTACGGTGTTGGGGaggtgagagaaagagaaatgaggaagggagagggtgaaatggccatataggccatcTAATGTAATAAAATCCAAAGAAGCCCCTCAATttcccaatattgcatcagcccggactgggcagttttcggactgagggaccgttCTCCctgacctgggaccggtctctcggcctgccccgaaaatccaacgttcggggaccggtctctccccgcgtggacgcgctcggggatcggtctcatccgccagggaccggttgcctcaaggctgccgcaatactgttccggcgggaccggtctctcccagccagggactggtccccgagagtaaaaactctcaggactcatccAGGACTCagatttttgaactttttaggtcggaaaaacattctacgaccctccaccaagtgtggaaaagctcggaacacatccaaccactcgaacctcgcaatttgcacaggtccaatGTGCTACATTTATTTTCtggaagtttcaaatactctagatcatatttaatggagaggatcgttgattcggatggtccatcattgaaaacttatgagtacgaggactccaatactcataatagtatagtagccactgcctatatatatatatatatatatatatatatattagagatagaattaggctgaaatactattaatagtaaaaacgCCTTCTTTTCgggctatcaagttttttaaacccttggattgaaaaattgtagggtcagggaTGTATTAGTCgctcagttagagttgagtgtgCCCCTATGGTTGATTTGGTGTTCCCCAATGGGtgtatagtaaaaaaataaaaaaaaaaaaaaaaataattttaaaaaaaaaaaaataaaaaaaaactatgatcCAATGTAGAATCAAGTGAAAAGAGTGATCCAAAGGcctaaaaacttggtagcaacattgggattttgctactaattcgtagccagtccaactctatatatatttattatatagagagagagaagagttgagctagaatactatcggtagtaaacgaggccttactaccgatttattttcgtGAATagactttcaaattgacgatcggatcgttgaacatgatctataccacttgaaggtttagaaatcaaatttcaaatctttttgacatcatttgtcctaatgatcaaagggtttcaaaatttgtaattttaatggtcgataagaggcgtttttctcgtttaacggcataagatatccaaatcaattgaattttgtttttagaaaattctttaactatttaaacaagatctatacttctTGAACCTTGATTACAAgacctatcatcattttttaaagagtattcatttttcAGCTATTCATTTTTTGCTTAACTTGATGGaataaagaacaatatcgaaagtgcggtgaaatttgaatttctaggtagtttaaatggtttagatcatatttaacggagccaatcgtcaatttgaagCTCTCTCATCGGAAAACAAATCGgcagtaaaacggctcgtttgctaccaatagtattctagctcaactctctctctctctctctctctctctctgtctcttctctctctctcatataatatatatatatatatatatatatatatatatatatatatatatagttgagctggaatactatcggtaacaaacgggctccattgccacccatttgttttcgatgatggagccttcaaatcgacgatcggcaccgttgaacatgatctatatcacttgaagtatctagaaatcaaatttcaaatctttttgacatcattaacctaatgatcaaagggtttcaaaatttgtaattttaagggtcgatatgaggcattttcttatttaatggtgtaaagctatccaaatcaattgaattttggttagaaaattctttaaactatttaaaacaagatctatactcttgatcttgattacaaaatttctatcattactttttagaggatattcattttcagccgttcatttttacgtccacttgatgaataagagaacaatatcgaaaaagtatgaaatttgatttctagatacttcaagcggtatagatcatgttcaacggtgtcgatcgtcgatttggaggctccatcattgaaaccAAATCGGTGGCAACgtagcccgtttgctaccgatagtattctagctcaactctatatatatatagagagagagagagaaagagagagagagagagagagagttggactggacgactattagtagcaaaatcccattgttgctaccaattttttagcctttggatcaattcttttcattatttctaaccattggattaaatactataacccagtggggaccactcaaccctcgggggaccactcaactctaaccgactaatatcatcctgaccctacaatttttcatctaatggttaaaaacttgatagcaaaaatagcgttttactattaatagtatttcagcctaattctatatatatatatatataaaacctagagtaaaagaaaaattaaagtaatattttttaaaaaaaaccttatTATTCCACGTTCCCCCACTTCACTGAAATTCTGGCTCCGCGCCCCAATAAACACCATGGTAACTACAAAGCCACGAACAAATCCGTAGCTTCTTTCCTTTGTTATTCCACAATCCACAtgaatcaaaaattattttctgtaaTAGTATAGAAACATAAAACAAAGTTGGCGATATAATCAGCGCAGCGTAAACATTTCTTGATCTTGATCTGTAAGTaagggtgtaaacgagccgaacacgagtgagctagggtcggctcgtgttcagNAGCTCGTTTAATGAACGGGCCGAACAAAAGCTGGCTcatttgtgacaccccaataatcccacatcggatgggaatgagccaaaaaattcaactcgtgttcggctcgttaataaacgagccgaacatgagttgGCTCACGaactggccaacgaacaataagttaaaaggattagattgaatatatataaaaaataaattgataaaatcttatcttttagactttgatctaataattgaaaatttatatataaatatttttttttataattgagctcgcctttatatttttattttgctaaaaattaaataataaacatatatattatatatataattatttatttatatatataaatataaattaaataaattatataaaaaaaaaatatatgtattcgagctgttatcgagctgaacatgagcgagctgaccccagcttgtgttcagctcgtttactaaacgagcgaatcgatctcgagcttatttcgagccgaacatgagctgactcgcgaacagcgagctagaTTGCCACCCCAATCTGTAAGTAGCCAAAGATATCATCATCCCTGAAAAAAGAATAGGAATGAGAAAAATCTAAAGAACACGGGAAGGATTTCTCAACTGGATCAATTGAATCAACAAACTGCCCATCTGTACAATTTCACCTCTTATAGATGGTTCTTCTCCCTGTACATTTACGTAATCCGATGATAGGCTAGGAATTAACCCATGCATCTCCAAACTAGAAACCTCCATTCCTTTAATACTTTAATCAAATTCCCCCTTCTCAAATTCTATTTATGAAGCTAATCAAATTTCAGTTTAGCTTGTTTGGGACTTCCGCAGAATTACCTAAATAATACTTTAATCAAACAATATCACCTCCTTTTGGACTACAGGAAGCACCAGTTGCCTGCTTTCCCCTGCTCAAAAGCCTCTTTAACGACCTCAACCTCGCCATAGATGGGGACTTTATCTCCTCTGGAGGCGAGATTGGTGCTGGCAATCCTGGAAAACATCGGCGTGGAATCTCTATCATGAGCACCCCTTCTTCCTTTCtcgtagaagaagaagaagaagaagaagaagaagaagaagagcccgaCGAACTCGACGCACCTTCTTGTGCACTAACCCCACCCTGAATCCCCCAGAAGAGCACATTTGTAGGCAAAGCCGGCGACTCCCTCGAAGACCCATTTCCACTAACGTCTTGTGGACGCCGAATTCCTGCTGATCCGGCAGCGGGATCAGGTTGGGCGGTGACTAGTGTGCGACAAAGGGGACATGTAGAGTGGGAGTGGAACCACATGTCGATGCACTCGACATGAAACCTGTGGTCGCAATCAGGAAGTAGACGAATCCGCTCACCCTCCGAGACCTCGGAGAGGCACACGGCGCACTCCAGCCCCTCCTTGTAGTTCTCCGCGCGATAAGCAGCGACCGGGAGCGCCGTAAGAACGTCCGGGTGGAGGCCGCTGCGCGGCGCGAGCTCGGTGGCGAAGACGAAGCGGCGCCGGGAGCGGGAGCGGCCGAGCACGGGATTCGCGCCCACGTACTGCTTGGCGTAGAGGTAGAGGACGAATATGAAGGCGACAACAATGAAGAGGAAGATGACCGCAGCCACCATGATCTCGCTGCTTATGGTCGCCGCCGCGGCGCTATTGGTGGGCGCcgacgcctcctcctccgccattgTTGCTGCtaaaaatgggattttgggaATTAACTGGGTTTCTGTCTAAAATGGGGAAACTCTGCGGAACCGGTGAGATTTGGGGAATTGCGGGGGGTTTCTGTGGAGAAGGTTGCAGTGGAGAGGGGAGAGAGGAAGATGAGAGAATGGGGTGGTTTCGTTGTTTTGGTTAGAGGAGTTTATTGTTGTGGAAGGGAAGGGAAGGGAACGGTGATGTGTAGAAGCGAGCTATCCCAAAGGAGGGTTTTAACGTCCATTGGAAGGAGGAAAGTGAGGGGAAACAGAGTGTGACGTGGACGAGTAACGTTGATGGAAATTAACAACGTCAACGGCGGCGCCAAAGTTGAAGAATTCTTCAAAACGTGACTAAAAAGATCTGGATATGCTTgcgtatataataataatttaatttccaatttcctcaaagaaaaaaaaaatcaattccaTAATGAAAACTTAGAAAGTGATAGAGAAAAACACACATATTATTTATTACCTTTCATTCAATGCTAGGGTAGTTATTCGCGCGATGCGacgaataaatattattatagtcaacttttattatatctactaaatttttttctttttatatgttGTGTTTTAGAAagtaatctattttttttcatcttttaaaatactaaattttgatttgttttcggcttctttttcttaatattcaatatatatataactttgatttttttactaaaaattttgctattttatttcttctataattatactgtttgattttattttatcactctgattctaattttaaaacttattcttattctttatttttttttcataagtgCCACTTACGTAAATAAGTAAAAACATAGacattaaatttgaaaagtaagtgaaagtataaaaaataaataaataaataaaagatagtaaaaaaaaatattgaaataccTAAGAAGAAATGAATGAAATAGAactaatagtaaaaataataagaaaagcaAGTATAATAGTAGCTGGTTATGCAAAAAATACTGTAACAGCAATAACAAATCAAAAGTAACAAAGCAAAACAACAATATCTTTTTGCAATCTAGAGTtatagtagaaaaaaaataataatagaagaaaattaagTGCACAGTACAGAAAATTTATTAGAATACATAAGATGTNGTAAGGAAAAACTAGATGAAGATAGGATAGAAAAACCTCCTAATAAAAAGAAGAGTTACAGAACCAAACCAGcgaagatttttaaaaaataaagcagCTAAGAACCAAAAGAagttacaaaattaatataagaAGAAAGATAGAAGGATAAATTAAAAGGAGTCGATAATGGTGCTTGAATTTCTACTTCTACTACTGCTGTTTCTACTGCatcttcagttttttttttcttttattcgtTTTTCTTCCATAGGAAGAAAAGAACTACAAAcataagaagaataaaaagcTATTTCTACAATTGTGAATGATGTATATATTATCGTGTACAtgtaaagtaaaaattaaataacattcTAAGCCATAAAATTGACAGTTACTTATGTTTTCATAGTTGGTATTACCGCTGATGCTTTTACTGCTAGTGCTGCTCCTTCTAATTTTACTCTAGGCTTAGATAATCAATAAACTTTATTAGTAATCAACAAAGgtaatttttgcattttaaatGTTATTAAAACGAATTGTACCGAAAAGTATAAATTACCTCAATAGTTGCTTTATCGGCTGTTGAGAGAAATTGATGGTTGCAACAGTTGCACAATTGCTATCCAAGCTGTCTTAtcatacaaaatatttattgatatttaatcatataattgtttatttttcatCATCATCAATAATATAAGAAACGTATacattaaatttgtaaaacctattaaaaagtaattaaaagtaaagaagtaaatattaaaataactgaaaaatatttgaaactatATAGAAATTTCTTAAATAGCTTTCTATAATTGGTAACGAAAGAATTGAATACCTCACAAATTCCCAGATTAGAGGATGTTTCTATACTTTTTCTTGGTTGTTAATTTTGCCTAGTTGTTAGGGAGCATATATTTAgtgaaataaacaaatttttctATTCTCGATATATTAGCGCGCACATCTAATTTGAATAGCTCTCTAATCCCGAAATTAGAGGATCAAtagtagtttttattttttcttctaaaaaatatatgaatataataggtaaatcaaactaaatatatataaaagggttATGAATAGGGGAGCCTACCGATTCAAATCCAATTGATTGCATAAAGCAACAAAAGCATGCCAACAGTAAGAaagcaaaattcaaatttattagaaaaatatggctaaattatagaaaaaattccCCTGTCAatatccgctttttcacttttttccctGTCATTCAAAAACATCCACTTTtccctcttaaaaaataaaaaatgttcacttcggcCCCTACCGTCAATGTTCCGTTAGAGTtccatttatatcatatttttgtacccaaaatacccctgaaaccctcatcttcctcctccttccgCACCGACATTCTCGGCCatgccgcctcgccctcgccctcgcacaTTTCTCTGTCCGTGCCCAAACAcacgccgccgccctcctccgccgccttgccctcgccctcgcacACTCCTCTGTCCATGCCCAAACACATGCCCTCGCTCTATTAAGtattgtgtgttggcaagtttcgtgaattgagtcggagtcttgaaggatttGGTGCATATTGTGAAAGTTCGAATAATCCAAGACTTCGGAGAAATTAGAAATAACTCACAACATAAATCACGATGCTAAGGTAAGCTTTCAATTCATGATATGGTAATTCACACttatagacattagaatcatgaaaatcaaagtttcgtggattagaaagtgctttggAACTTTTTGAAACCCGAGATTGTGAAATTCTGAAAACTACAGCTGTTAACCGGTAAAGCATCGGACTGTtaaccggtacagcatcggacTGTTAACTGGTACAGCATCGGACTGTTAACTGGTTAACAATATATATCGAATTTTCTGTGTCGCCTTTTGTTAACCGGTGACAACTTAATATGTtaaccggtacacagtgtaaaaacCTGAAAACTTTTTAATCcaactctaattgattctaaagtctataaataagctattaaGGTTCTCTAACTCAATGAACCTGATGAGAATATATGTTTGAGAAGccctagaggctaggatttTGTCCAAAACCTATTTCTACAAAATAGCCTCTTCTAGGTCAATTCGAGATATTGTAATTCGAGatctatatgtcgaattgatctaagACTTTGCTTAGAGTTTTGTCTATGGTTCTTCATCGATATTCTAAgtgaaggatcaccataatcatgatgttcttcatggacGGCGCCGTGCATTCAGCGTGATCGAAGGCggctcgtggattcggatcgtgtgctcgtggattcgagtggtgTTTGTGGATTCGGATGTGAGCGAGGCGTTCgcggattcgaacgtgagggtgtggacaacccggaggattgcgcgagattcatatgaggttaagagaggtcgagtccgtggagtcggtaatcaccttgtaatattttctcttagtgaattatttttttcgcgtgttggtcccgtggattTTTTATTCCAAGTttgagttttcccacgtaaatctcagtgtgatttttattttccgcatctACTTTTATCGCATtcagatttgtggtttttggccgttacacctattcacccctctctaggtgtttgatacaatctagatagattctAGGGCTCCTCATAACTTACactccctcctccgccacctcaccctcgccctcgccctcgccctcgcccacctctcCGCCTATACCCACCACCATCTCCTCCCTACAATCGCCGAAATAGAGGGATAGTGAGAGTGCTAGAGGAGCAAGGGAGCAGGTCGAGGAAACAGAGTCAGAGCTGGGGTTGAGGGAGGTGCGAGTGAGGGTGCGGGATGAGCAAGATTAGGGAGAAGACGAAAAAGATTAAGGCAAGTTAGTTATTTTGTCACACTGTACCCCcctgcaaatatttttttattttttaaggaggGCAAtgtgtaggtttttgaatgacaggagaaaagtaaaaaattgaatattgaCAAGGGggtttctgtaatttaaccaatatatatatatatatatatatatatatatatatatatatatatatatatatatatatatatatatatatatatatagtagggctactatgctattaatagcacagcTGCCCTCGTGCTCCTAagtttctaaccatccatcaattttgatgggtggttagggtgagagagagaaaagaaatttaGAAGATATTCAAAAAGATAAGAAATTGATAACCTTAATTTCTCTCTaatatctcttctctctctcacctatATGTCAGTCCCCCGGAAAGGCATTTGGACGCGTAACGCGCAGGCGAAGCCACCGATAGGACCGGGAATTCCTCTGTAGCGGACGTAGTCTCCCCAGTAGTACAAGGCGTGCAATCCCAAAATCACGAATGTttcaaaagaatatataatcAGATTGCCT includes the following:
- the LOC109711422 gene encoding RING-H2 finger protein ATL3-like, translated to MAEEEASAPTNSAAAATISSEIMVAAVIFLFIVVAFIFVLYLYAKQYVGANPVLGRSRSRRRFVFATELAPRSGLHPDVLTALPVAAYRAENYKEGLECAVCLSEVSEGERIRLLPDCDHRFHVECIDMWFHSHSTCPLCRTLVTAQPDPAAGSAGIRRPQDVSGNGSSRESPALPTNVLFWGIQGGVSAQEGASSSSGSSSSSSSSSSSSTRKEEGVLMIEIPRRCFPGLPAPISPPEEIKSPSMARLRSLKRLLSRGKQATGASCSPKGGDIV